Proteins from one Gimesia maris genomic window:
- a CDS encoding ABC transporter ATP-binding protein, which translates to MLKLESVKKVYCKQQDEVIALDTTDIEIARGEFAAIIGPSGSGKTTLLSMLGAMSAPSEGRILLDDVSIYDLPVEQRAEVRQNKIGFVFQTFNLIPYLTATENVQVPMMLSQKFKTERQERAEELLGKVGLQDRLHHKPSELSIGQQQRVALARMLANDPLIILADEPTGNLDPETRDQVLTFLRQFNEEGRTIIMVTHDLSAAECARRTLRLSEGRIQAGSDQDLLRSA; encoded by the coding sequence ATGTTAAAGTTAGAATCTGTTAAAAAAGTATACTGCAAGCAACAGGACGAAGTGATTGCGCTGGACACGACCGATATCGAAATCGCACGGGGCGAGTTTGCTGCGATTATTGGCCCCAGCGGTAGCGGAAAAACGACGTTGCTCTCGATGCTGGGGGCAATGTCGGCCCCCTCTGAGGGACGCATTCTGCTCGACGATGTATCAATTTATGATTTGCCTGTCGAGCAACGCGCCGAAGTCAGACAGAATAAAATTGGTTTTGTCTTCCAGACATTCAATCTGATTCCTTATCTGACGGCGACTGAAAATGTCCAGGTCCCGATGATGTTGTCGCAAAAGTTTAAAACAGAGCGACAAGAGCGGGCAGAAGAATTGCTGGGTAAGGTTGGACTGCAGGATCGCCTGCACCATAAGCCGAGTGAACTCAGTATCGGACAGCAGCAGCGTGTCGCGCTGGCACGCATGCTGGCCAACGACCCGTTGATCATTCTCGCTGATGAACCGACTGGGAATCTTGACCCTGAGACCCGTGATCAGGTCCTCACTTTCCTGCGGCAATTCAACGAGGAAGGTCGCACGATCATCATGGTAACACATGATTTGTCTGCTGCGGAGTGTGCCCGCAGGACCTTACGTCTTTCTGAAGGTCGCATCCAGGCAGGTTCAGACCAGGATCTTTTGAGATCGGCTTAA
- a CDS encoding TolC family protein, with amino-acid sequence MHGLPEKLMNFNTFRSHLVRTFRVILIPVLLLTSCASDRGQMTAHQAGSIKAGRQLVDSEDRKSQAAHVAVAASEIDLNNSVATTPAESRKKLTLTSYHESFEGKIPPPVPPVGSSDVPEADPSENALTPTSQLLTLGELEQIALSNNPTLALQRAEVEKERGNWTQVGLYPNPTVGYVNSTTSSNGDTQSNGILVQQTFITAGKLDKARATETYGIQTSELQLDAQQMRVINGVRLRYYDVLGAQEQLRLVKEIAQLSQQTLDAAERLYKAEQVPRTDMLQAKAQNATVRTALTNAHTDYETAWQKLAVIVGCPELPPSQLMKPKDDLPQFDLEAEWQRLLSESPQLLTAESQIGIARGQLASAEAAPVPDVTLQFVTDYNSVGDYATFNTLVALPFPLFNRNQGGIYNAASEVNRSERELERVRLVLRDQLISSYRDYMLARNQSEQMRKEVLPDLREALELMIKGYEKGEFSFLAVLNAQQNNFQSNLEYIDALNRAHRLSVEISGLQMTGGLNPATIGTAIQEAGGGGRLRAVQQQLQKQSNANLSNFAPAAL; translated from the coding sequence ATGCATGGATTGCCAGAAAAGTTAATGAACTTCAATACCTTCAGATCGCATTTGGTCAGAACGTTTCGAGTGATCCTGATTCCCGTTCTGCTTTTGACTTCCTGTGCCTCAGATCGTGGCCAGATGACTGCCCACCAGGCAGGCTCAATAAAGGCAGGCAGGCAGTTGGTTGACAGCGAGGACAGAAAGTCACAGGCTGCACATGTAGCTGTGGCTGCATCTGAAATCGATCTCAATAATTCTGTAGCGACGACACCTGCCGAATCGAGAAAAAAGTTGACTTTAACGTCTTATCACGAATCTTTTGAAGGAAAAATACCACCACCTGTCCCACCGGTAGGAAGCTCGGACGTACCAGAAGCAGATCCTTCGGAAAATGCTTTGACACCAACCAGCCAGTTGTTGACCTTGGGCGAACTGGAACAGATCGCACTATCTAATAATCCCACCCTGGCTTTGCAACGGGCGGAGGTCGAGAAAGAGCGGGGGAACTGGACGCAGGTCGGCCTCTACCCCAACCCAACCGTAGGTTATGTCAACTCCACTACGAGCAGTAATGGTGACACGCAATCGAATGGTATCCTCGTGCAGCAGACATTTATTACTGCAGGGAAACTGGACAAGGCCCGAGCAACTGAAACCTATGGCATCCAGACTTCGGAACTGCAACTCGATGCCCAGCAGATGCGCGTCATTAATGGCGTCAGGCTGCGTTACTACGATGTGCTGGGAGCGCAGGAACAATTACGGTTGGTGAAGGAAATTGCCCAACTCTCGCAGCAGACCCTGGATGCGGCAGAGAGGCTCTATAAAGCTGAACAGGTTCCGCGGACAGATATGTTGCAGGCCAAAGCGCAAAATGCCACTGTGAGGACCGCACTGACGAACGCGCATACAGATTACGAAACTGCCTGGCAAAAACTCGCTGTGATTGTGGGCTGTCCAGAATTACCACCCAGTCAGCTGATGAAACCGAAAGATGATTTACCTCAATTTGATCTGGAAGCGGAATGGCAGCGTCTATTGTCTGAAAGCCCCCAGTTACTCACAGCGGAAAGCCAGATCGGCATCGCTCGCGGACAACTGGCCAGTGCAGAGGCCGCCCCAGTTCCCGATGTGACTTTACAATTTGTTACAGATTACAATTCGGTCGGAGACTACGCGACATTTAATACCCTGGTGGCACTTCCATTTCCGCTGTTCAATCGCAATCAGGGGGGCATCTATAATGCCGCTTCCGAAGTAAACCGATCCGAACGCGAACTGGAACGGGTGCGTCTGGTATTGCGCGATCAGTTGATCTCCTCATATCGTGATTACATGCTGGCGCGGAACCAGTCCGAACAGATGCGTAAGGAAGTGCTACCCGATCTCAGGGAAGCACTGGAACTGATGATTAAAGGTTATGAGAAGGGAGAATTCAGTTTTCTGGCCGTGCTCAATGCACAGCAGAACAACTTCCAGTCAAACCTGGAGTACATTGATGCATTGAACCGGGCACATCGATTGTCGGTTGAAATATCAGGTCTGCAGATGACCGGAGGCCTGAACCCGGCAACCATTGGAACGGCAATTCAGGAAGCGGGGGGCGGCGGTAGATTGCGTGCAGTCCAGCAGCAGTTGCAGAAACAAAGCAACGCGAATCTGAGTAACTTTGCTCCCGCAGCACTCTAG
- a CDS encoding Hint domain-containing protein, with amino-acid sequence MSDIIRKLAIFSCFLFTSFCFWKAAPGLVGGADASMLPSAQAAMSPSLSPSRVVTTPIQQMRPGMRVVGRNPLRLQTEATIDPTPEGWRLVSVRMRKEDGTYFEAELLRPLSWLRLHQAQPGAVIMLNMPELHVVGAAEVLSISACPPIDPGDGPVVISTFKNTADNILNIYVEGETEPIGVTAGHPIWSEDRQAFIHSDQLQPGERLRSAVGKAVRITSIEIRAGPEPVYNLEVVGEHVYSVTNSGLLVHNIGCEDLSTTIDVYSSNHLVSQFDTINAPRSKQWGPAHGAGPLGEDVTKTFRGGSYVETKLSEPVTLYRVYGGKAGKLGPYWTRTKPTGPLQSRLDSALLSEWGNTARNVTTIQVPRGTTVFEGFAAPQVGKAKPFETIIGGGNQVYIPRVNPDWVMR; translated from the coding sequence ATGTCTGACATCATCCGAAAACTAGCGATTTTCAGCTGTTTCCTCTTCACCAGCTTCTGTTTCTGGAAAGCGGCTCCGGGATTGGTTGGCGGAGCCGATGCGTCGATGCTGCCTTCCGCCCAGGCAGCAATGAGTCCGTCTCTCTCACCGTCGCGTGTGGTGACGACGCCGATTCAACAGATGCGGCCTGGCATGCGGGTGGTCGGGCGGAATCCACTTCGCCTTCAAACGGAAGCGACGATCGATCCGACGCCGGAAGGGTGGCGGCTGGTTTCGGTGCGGATGCGCAAAGAAGACGGCACTTACTTTGAAGCCGAACTGCTGCGTCCCTTAAGCTGGCTTCGACTGCATCAGGCGCAGCCGGGCGCGGTCATCATGCTCAACATGCCGGAACTGCATGTGGTGGGAGCAGCGGAAGTGCTTTCGATCTCTGCCTGTCCGCCCATTGATCCGGGTGACGGGCCGGTGGTCATCTCCACGTTCAAGAACACCGCGGACAATATCCTCAACATTTATGTGGAAGGAGAAACCGAACCGATCGGCGTGACTGCCGGTCATCCGATCTGGAGTGAAGATCGCCAGGCGTTCATCCATTCCGACCAGCTGCAGCCCGGAGAACGCCTGCGTTCTGCGGTGGGTAAGGCAGTCCGAATCACTTCAATCGAAATCCGCGCCGGACCGGAACCAGTTTACAACCTGGAAGTCGTCGGCGAACACGTTTACAGCGTAACCAATTCCGGCCTGCTGGTGCATAATATCGGCTGCGAAGATCTTTCCACCACAATCGACGTTTATTCGAGCAATCACCTTGTTAGTCAGTTTGATACAATAAATGCCCCAAGGAGTAAACAATGGGGTCCCGCTCATGGTGCTGGACCGTTAGGCGAGGATGTCACAAAGACTTTTCGTGGTGGCTCATACGTTGAAACCAAACTATCCGAGCCGGTCACGCTCTACCGTGTTTACGGCGGGAAGGCGGGTAAACTTGGCCCTTATTGGACAAGAACCAAACCAACGGGACCCCTCCAATCCCGCTTGGATTCAGCCTTGCTTTCTGAATGGGGCAACACGGCTCGAAACGTCACGACGATTCAAGTTCCGAGGGGAACAACAGTCTTTGAGGGGTTCGCTGCACCACAAGTTGGCAAGGCTAAGCCGTTTGAGACAATTATTGGCGGCGGAAATCAAGTGTACATTCCACGTGTCAATCCAGATTGGGTTATGCGATGA
- a CDS encoding SMI1/KNR4 family protein: MTITNEYESILKKGTNAGPATDEMITEAEEQLSVRFPASYRHFLKQYGATMGVGFEIAGLFDSSDDSAPPMWRHVVKTSVQLGRVNQGHLPPTLVPISDDGCGTTFYIDSAQRSDETACSIVAFGPGVDGKVMANSFEEFVIRLANDRLEF; the protein is encoded by the coding sequence ATGACAATCACAAACGAATACGAATCGATTCTCAAAAAGGGGACGAATGCTGGCCCCGCAACTGACGAAATGATAACTGAGGCAGAAGAGCAGTTGTCCGTGCGTTTCCCGGCGTCCTATAGGCACTTTTTGAAGCAATATGGTGCTACTATGGGAGTTGGGTTTGAAATCGCTGGACTGTTCGATTCATCTGACGATAGTGCTCCACCGATGTGGCGGCATGTTGTGAAAACGAGTGTGCAATTGGGGAGGGTAAACCAAGGGCATCTTCCACCAACTCTAGTGCCAATTTCGGACGACGGATGTGGGACAACGTTCTACATCGATTCAGCTCAACGGTCAGATGAGACAGCTTGCTCGATTGTGGCATTTGGACCTGGCGTTGACGGCAAAGTCATGGCAAATAGCTTTGAAGAGTTCGTCATTAGGCTGGCGAACGACCGACTTGAATTCTAG
- a CDS encoding polymorphic toxin-type HINT domain-containing protein, producing the protein MTDIIRKIAIFGCLLLTSFCFWKAGTGLIGGADASMLPSAQASLSPAATSKRAVTIPIQQMRPGMRVVGRNPLRIQTEAAINPTPEGWRLVSVRMLKEDGTYFEAELLRPLSWIYRHHAQPGAVIQLNMPEMYVVGTAEVLSISDCPPIDPGDGPVVISTFKNVSHNVLNIYVEGETEPIGVTAGHPIWSEDRQAFVHTDQLQPGEHLRSAVGKTVRITSIEIRAGPEPVYNLEVVGEHVYSVTDSGLLVHNVSNCDFITVFRGGRPGTRVIKSHAAREQGYAGSQRLIDEGDLDDLFRAHAADSRSPASPFISVTTDRRVAEFFAGPDGVINEFRIPISRAKPNRFNNLHVPAGPDGSLIPELEFLVPNYIRPSEFVSPIGPR; encoded by the coding sequence ATGACTGACATCATTCGAAAAATAGCGATCTTTGGCTGCCTGCTATTAACAAGTTTTTGTTTCTGGAAGGCGGGAACGGGGCTGATTGGCGGTGCCGATGCGTCGATGCTGCCTTCTGCGCAGGCGAGTTTGAGTCCGGCAGCTACATCCAAGCGGGCAGTCACTATACCAATTCAACAGATGCGGCCTGGAATGCGGGTGGTGGGGCGGAATCCGCTTCGGATTCAAACGGAAGCGGCCATTAATCCCACGCCGGAGGGTTGGCGACTGGTCTCGGTGCGGATGCTGAAAGAGGATGGGACTTACTTCGAAGCAGAACTGCTGCGTCCCTTAAGCTGGATTTATCGACACCACGCGCAGCCAGGGGCGGTCATTCAGCTCAACATGCCGGAAATGTATGTGGTGGGGACGGCGGAAGTGCTCTCGATATCGGACTGTCCGCCCATCGATCCGGGTGACGGTCCGGTGGTCATCTCCACATTTAAAAACGTTTCGCATAACGTCCTCAATATCTATGTGGAAGGGGAAACCGAACCGATCGGCGTGACCGCCGGACATCCGATCTGGAGCGAAGACCGCCAGGCGTTTGTGCATACGGACCAGTTACAACCCGGCGAACATTTGCGTTCGGCGGTGGGTAAGACAGTCCGCATCACCTCGATCGAAATCCGCGCCGGACCCGAACCAGTTTACAACCTGGAAGTCGTCGGCGAACATGTCTACAGCGTCACCGACTCCGGACTCCTGGTCCATAATGTAAGTAACTGTGATTTCATAACTGTATTTCGAGGAGGTAGACCAGGCACTAGGGTTATCAAATCGCATGCTGCCCGTGAGCAAGGCTATGCTGGTTCGCAACGATTGATTGATGAAGGGGATCTGGACGACTTGTTTCGTGCTCATGCTGCAGACAGTAGAAGCCCTGCAAGCCCATTCATCTCGGTGACAACGGATCGACGAGTTGCAGAGTTCTTTGCGGGGCCGGATGGCGTCATTAATGAATTTAGAATTCCGATCAGTCGTGCAAAGCCTAATCGCTTTAACAATTTGCACGTACCTGCAGGTCCCGATGGTAGTTTAATTCCTGAATTGGAATTCTTAGTTCCGAACTACATTCGGCCAAGCGAGTTTGTTTCACCAATAGGACCACGTTGA
- a CDS encoding polymorphic toxin-type HINT domain-containing protein: MSNFTRKLLIFSCFLFTGFCFWKADPGLVGGADAAMLPSAQAVLSPAVTPPRAVIQLNMPEMYVVGAAEVLSISDCPPIDPGDGPVVISTFKNVSHNVLNIYVEGETEPIGVTAGHPIWSEDRQAFIHSDQLQPGERLRSAVGKTVRITSIEIRAGPEPVYNLEVAGEHVYSVTNSGLLVHNVSDCNLVTKIGLPDGSYIDLNAPRVGNVVAQTAEEASFLRNVQRTFGDDSVFTGATRHRGNIVIQRNDIDTSIENLRLMQGGNTPFARNAAGEWEKLNLHHVGRQDGMMIEIISSHNAYNPTTGGVLHISGPGGPVRQSRLSITYWQQRLEDMIDAGLVSPELLRELGG, from the coding sequence ATTTCTAACTTCACCCGCAAACTACTAATCTTCAGTTGTTTCCTTTTCACCGGGTTCTGTTTCTGGAAAGCGGATCCGGGATTGGTCGGAGGGGCCGATGCGGCGATGCTGCCTTCAGCGCAGGCGGTTTTGAGCCCGGCTGTCACGCCGCCGCGGGCAGTCATCCAGCTCAACATGCCGGAAATGTATGTGGTGGGGGCGGCGGAAGTGCTCTCGATATCGGACTGTCCGCCCATCGATCCGGGTGACGGTCCGGTGGTCATCTCCACATTTAAAAACGTTTCGCACAACGTCCTGAATATCTATGTGGAAGGGGAAACCGAGCCGATCGGCGTGACCGCCGGACATCCGATCTGGAGCGAAGACCGCCAGGCATTCATCCATTCCGACCAACTGCAACCAGGCGAACGCCTGCGTTCTGCTGTCGGCAAAACAGTCCGCATCACCTCGATCGAAATCCGCGCCGGACCCGAACCGGTTTACAACCTGGAAGTCGCCGGCGAACACGTCTACAGCGTTACCAATTCCGGCCTGCTGGTGCACAATGTAAGTGACTGTAATCTAGTCACAAAAATTGGGTTACCTGATGGTAGCTACATTGACTTAAATGCCCCAAGGGTTGGGAATGTAGTTGCCCAAACGGCGGAAGAAGCGAGCTTCCTTCGAAACGTCCAACGAACCTTTGGGGACGACTCAGTATTCACGGGAGCGACTCGACACAGAGGGAATATCGTGATTCAGCGAAACGATATTGATACAAGCATTGAAAACTTGAGGCTAATGCAAGGTGGTAACACGCCATTTGCTAGGAATGCTGCGGGAGAGTGGGAAAAATTGAACTTGCACCACGTTGGCAGACAAGATGGCATGATGATCGAAATTATTTCGAGTCACAATGCTTACAATCCCACAACTGGTGGCGTGTTGCACATTTCTGGACCAGGTGGTCCAGTGCGGCAATCGAGACTTTCGATCACGTACTGGCAGCAGCGACTCGAAGACATGATTGATGCTGGGCTCGTTTCACCAGAATTATTGAGGGAGCTAGGGGGGTAA
- a CDS encoding polymorphic toxin-type HINT domain-containing protein, whose translation MSDLTRKLAIFSCFLFTGFCFWKAGMGLIGGADTEILPSAQAAMSPSFSPPRVVTTPIQQMRPGMRIVGRNPLRIQTESTIDPTPAGWRLVSVQMDKEDGTYFEAELLRPLSWISRHRAKPGAVIQLTMPELHVVGAAEVLSISACPPIDPGDGPVVISTFRNTSSNVLNIYVEREAEPIGVTAGHPIWSEDRQAFIHSDQLQPGERLRSALGKTVRITSIEIRAGPEPVYNLEVAGEHVYSVTSSGLLVHNTSDCDLEIFYRTLSKEHYDEFLQTGKIPATSETFTSPTKSFSEAYDGVLLEFKVVSGTTDSLKNIGVRDSSRAVRDAGLDYLEEVSSGWAAKNAFFKGEGGQVNIGLGQGKALEIFNNNIIKHDVIRGP comes from the coding sequence ATGTCTGACCTCACTCGAAAACTAGCTATCTTCAGTTGTTTCCTGTTCACTGGTTTCTGTTTCTGGAAAGCGGGAATGGGTCTGATTGGTGGTGCGGATACTGAGATTCTGCCCTCGGCGCAGGCGGCAATGAGTCCGTCTTTCTCGCCGCCGCGGGTGGTGACAACGCCGATTCAGCAGATGCGACCGGGGATGCGGATTGTCGGTCGGAATCCGCTTCGCATTCAAACAGAATCGACAATCGATCCGACGCCGGCAGGCTGGCGGCTGGTATCGGTGCAGATGGACAAAGAGGATGGCACTTACTTTGAAGCCGAACTGCTGCGCCCGTTAAGCTGGATTTCGCGGCACCGTGCAAAACCGGGCGCGGTCATCCAGCTCACCATGCCGGAGCTGCATGTGGTCGGAGCGGCGGAAGTGCTGTCGATCTCCGCCTGTCCCCCCATCGATCCGGGTGATGGACCGGTGGTGATTTCTACGTTCAGGAACACCTCGAGCAATGTGCTCAACATCTATGTGGAAAGGGAAGCCGAACCGATCGGCGTAACCGCCGGTCATCCGATCTGGAGCGAAGACCGCCAGGCATTCATCCATTCCGACCAGCTGCAGCCCGGAGAACGCCTGCGTTCGGCGCTTGGTAAAACAGTCCGTATCACCTCGATTGAAATCCGCGCCGGACCGGAACCGGTCTATAACCTGGAAGTCGCCGGCGAACACGTATACAGCGTCACCAGTTCCGGCCTGCTCGTTCACAATACGAGTGATTGCGACCTAGAAATATTTTATCGAACATTGAGTAAAGAGCATTATGATGAGTTTTTACAGACTGGTAAAATTCCAGCAACTTCAGAGACATTTACATCTCCAACAAAATCATTTTCCGAAGCATATGATGGTGTATTATTAGAATTCAAGGTGGTTTCAGGCACTACAGATTCTCTAAAAAATATCGGTGTTCGAGATTCATCGCGTGCTGTCCGAGATGCTGGTTTAGACTATCTCGAAGAGGTATCTTCTGGTTGGGCTGCTAAGAATGCATTTTTTAAGGGAGAAGGTGGGCAGGTTAATATAGGGCTAGGGCAGGGAAAGGCTTTAGAAATTTTCAACAATAACATAATAAAACATGATGTTATTAGAGGTCCATAA
- a CDS encoding GH-E family nuclease gives MITEWHYGHIQGHENRRIIAAAEELELSQSQLNDYVNARPQFFKIEEKARNLSHADELPGKDQLGSILRDMRNYFGINR, from the coding sequence GTGATTACTGAGTGGCACTACGGACATATTCAAGGTCATGAAAATCGAAGAATCATAGCCGCTGCTGAGGAGTTAGAGCTTTCACAAAGCCAGCTAAATGATTACGTGAATGCTCGTCCTCAGTTTTTCAAGATCGAAGAAAAGGCACGAAACCTTAGCCATGCAGACGAATTGCCGGGGAAGGATCAACTTGGCTCGATACTTAGAGATATGAGGAATTACTTTGGAATTAATCGGTGA
- a CDS encoding ABC transporter permease — MRTIIWKEMKERPTALIASLLAIILSVTALVAIRNVTIFSEQEVAGKLDELGANVLILPEGVTLQDYYAADMHKETIPEEHVAELALAGLTGVEAITPKLCVPTMLDDRNVILTGILPQSEIQKMNAWSGGGMLFKKHEGCKAKINVADENLDAPDSLAERRALQHLNQSEVLLGSDFAARQGLKEGDQLQLLGETFKVLSVLPSTGTVDDSRVFAHLHTVQRLSGAGPVVNIIEVMGCCEDVANGLVGELQSLLPGTKVVTIANVVETQVSINRMMTNLSYLFLAILVAVGGASMASASFANVIERRREIGTLMALGATPRFVTQLFLAKAALLGLAGGISGYVLGSLIAVFLGPVFASVAVFPVPSLAIVASTVAVLVTLAASYFPARQASRLDPCLCFKEV, encoded by the coding sequence ATGAGAACAATCATTTGGAAAGAAATGAAAGAGCGTCCCACGGCATTGATTGCCAGCCTGCTGGCGATCATTTTGAGTGTGACAGCGCTGGTAGCGATCCGCAACGTCACAATTTTCTCAGAACAGGAGGTTGCTGGTAAGCTTGACGAACTGGGAGCGAACGTACTGATTCTCCCCGAAGGCGTCACATTGCAGGACTATTATGCTGCAGACATGCACAAGGAAACCATCCCGGAAGAACACGTGGCTGAACTGGCACTGGCGGGACTGACCGGAGTGGAAGCCATTACCCCCAAACTCTGTGTTCCCACCATGCTGGATGATCGTAACGTGATTCTGACAGGTATCCTGCCACAATCTGAAATTCAGAAGATGAATGCCTGGTCGGGGGGAGGGATGCTTTTCAAGAAGCATGAAGGCTGCAAAGCTAAGATTAACGTAGCCGATGAGAATCTGGACGCTCCAGACTCCCTGGCAGAACGCAGGGCTCTACAGCATCTGAATCAATCTGAAGTTTTGCTTGGTTCTGACTTTGCCGCCAGGCAGGGACTAAAAGAAGGAGACCAGCTCCAACTTCTGGGGGAAACATTTAAGGTACTCAGTGTGCTGCCGTCGACGGGGACCGTCGATGACAGTCGGGTGTTCGCGCATCTGCACACCGTGCAGCGGTTATCGGGAGCGGGACCGGTTGTGAATATCATTGAGGTCATGGGCTGCTGTGAAGATGTTGCCAATGGTTTAGTAGGGGAATTGCAGTCATTACTGCCTGGAACCAAGGTGGTGACGATCGCTAATGTTGTTGAAACCCAGGTTTCTATTAACCGGATGATGACCAATCTATCATACCTGTTCCTGGCAATTCTGGTGGCAGTCGGTGGTGCGAGTATGGCGAGTGCAAGTTTTGCGAATGTCATAGAACGTCGTCGCGAAATCGGCACGCTGATGGCCCTGGGGGCCACGCCGAGATTCGTCACACAGTTGTTCCTGGCAAAAGCGGCCCTACTGGGCCTGGCCGGGGGAATCAGCGGTTATGTTCTGGGAAGTCTGATAGCAGTTTTTCTGGGACCTGTATTTGCGAGTGTAGCCGTCTTTCCAGTCCCGAGTCTGGCAATCGTTGCCTCTACGGTCGCGGTGCTGGTCACTCTGGCTGCCAGTTATTTTCCGGCACGCCAGGCTTCCCGCCTCGATCCCTGTCTCTGTTTCAAGGAAGTATAA
- a CDS encoding ankyrin repeat domain-containing protein translates to MYDAIYDGDCTKIDTLVSAGLSVDTRVQGDEWNFLHMALVSITIPPDPDVIRHLIDIGVDVNARDRCLWTPLHYAVRTKNRQVVKMLIDAGADVDPVNDEGISPLHQCLLVQKCDLEVVEMLLAAGADPDHDRGGGTVRNYINVVASPDSGALLKLLDKYTKK, encoded by the coding sequence ATGTATGACGCAATCTACGATGGTGATTGTACGAAAATTGACACCTTAGTTAGTGCTGGTCTAAGTGTGGACACTAGAGTTCAGGGTGACGAATGGAATTTTTTACACATGGCATTGGTATCCATTACAATTCCTCCTGATCCCGATGTAATCCGGCATCTGATCGACATTGGTGTTGATGTCAATGCGCGGGACAGGTGCTTGTGGACTCCGTTGCATTACGCAGTGCGCACCAAGAACCGTCAAGTCGTCAAAATGTTAATCGATGCGGGGGCAGATGTTGATCCAGTGAACGACGAAGGTATCAGTCCGCTCCATCAGTGTCTACTTGTACAGAAATGTGACCTGGAAGTTGTCGAGATGTTGTTGGCTGCGGGAGCCGACCCTGATCACGACCGAGGTGGAGGAACTGTGCGAAACTACATCAACGTCGTGGCAAGTCCTGACAGTGGCGCATTGCTGAAATTGCTTGACAAGTATACAAAGAAATAA